The following proteins are encoded in a genomic region of Sorangiineae bacterium MSr12523:
- a CDS encoding ornithine cyclodeaminase family protein: MQSTASSKHQFLRLVDGEQVRALLSHEDALQAVREAFVLHSRREGRVFPVVREALATGGVFGIKSGDVAAQGLLGFKAAGFWPNNRAHGGEPHQATIALFDPATGRPLCIIDGNAITTMRTGAAGGLALQELARRESTRLCVFGTGTQAHIQVEFALRLCPSLHLVRYVRADGSRDAKFEARFAGRCDIEHTQAGSAAVSESDIVITATPGRTALFDVAAIRPGTHFNCVGADTKGKRELPEGALQRVRLFVDDRAQARQIGEMQWATDADCMEFGDLLSGKETFHRRAEDVTLFDMTGLALQDLTVARVVCERAEATDTGTVVAWPW; encoded by the coding sequence ATGCAGTCCACGGCGTCGTCCAAGCACCAATTCCTGCGTTTGGTCGACGGGGAGCAGGTGCGGGCGCTGCTCTCGCACGAGGACGCGCTGCAGGCGGTGCGTGAAGCCTTCGTGCTGCACAGTCGCAGGGAGGGGCGCGTTTTCCCCGTGGTGCGGGAGGCGCTCGCCACGGGCGGCGTGTTTGGGATCAAGTCGGGAGACGTCGCGGCCCAGGGACTCCTCGGATTCAAGGCGGCTGGATTTTGGCCCAACAATCGTGCACACGGCGGCGAGCCGCATCAAGCCACCATTGCGCTGTTCGATCCGGCGACGGGCCGGCCCCTCTGCATCATCGATGGAAACGCCATCACCACGATGCGCACGGGCGCGGCCGGAGGGCTCGCGCTGCAGGAGCTCGCGCGCCGGGAAAGCACGCGGCTCTGTGTCTTTGGCACGGGGACGCAGGCGCACATTCAGGTGGAGTTCGCGCTGCGCCTATGCCCTTCGCTGCATCTCGTTCGATACGTGCGCGCGGATGGATCGCGAGATGCGAAGTTCGAGGCTCGATTCGCAGGCCGATGCGATATCGAACACACGCAAGCGGGCAGTGCAGCCGTCTCGGAAAGCGATATCGTGATCACGGCAACTCCGGGTCGGACCGCTCTGTTCGACGTGGCGGCCATACGTCCGGGGACGCACTTCAATTGCGTCGGGGCCGACACGAAGGGCAAGCGCGAGCTTCCCGAAGGTGCCCTGCAGCGCGTTCGCCTGTTCGTCGACGATCGCGCGCAAGCGCGCCAGATCGGCGAGATGCAATGGGCAACGGACGCGGACTGCATGGAATTCGGTGATTTGTTGAGCGGAAAGGAGACTTTCCATCGCAGGGCCGAGGATGTCACTTTGTTCGATATGACGGGGCTCGCGTTGCAAGATCTCACGGTGGCTCGTGTCGTGTGCGAGCGTGCCGAGGCAACGGACACGGGTACCGTCGTCGCCTGGCCTTGGTGA